A window of Clostridium botulinum BKT015925 contains these coding sequences:
- a CDS encoding UPF0182 family protein, producing MKKNKTAIIGIICLGLIVVFLRKIVNVIINIKWFKEIGYLSVYFTRIITIVALMLLVFVICFLSIKLYFKSIKNNISKHKDFIDVDFGNEKIQNRVINILNIGISLFISITFSTSYWDKILQFINTNKFNIKDPIFNIDISFFIFKLPLIESIYSSLMSLLMILAVITVIIYVILNAKDRISFGTNHTRKIIDINNFKSGITKFAGKQLAILGALLLLCMSLGYLIKAWNLSYSPRGVAFGASYTDTKVTLKFYIVISIVSIFCSIIVAMSILKSKIKPIIASVVVIAILVVSEGIVSGVWQRLVVKSNERRLETPFIEYNMKYTKQAFGIDNVKEKLYPLTNVLTKESIGKNKDTIENIKINSVSQALEYYNQVESKKNYYNFNDIDIDRYKINGRYNQVFIAPREIDYSKLQEKANTWQNKHLTYTHGYGVVMSKVNSVTKEGKPDFVIKDMPLVNTSGVKLDDPRIYYGEKTSEYAIVNTKLNEMDYLKDSGENASKNYDGNSGIRMSILNRVLFAINERDIKFLLSGDITNNSRILIRRNIVDRVKKIAPFLSYDSNPYIVINNGKLYWIMDAYTTSTRYPFSEPIEGTNYMRNSVKVIIDAVNGTTNFYIIDKNDPVVLTYSKIFPKLFKDSNNIPDGFKEHFKYPQDYFQLQCKAMERYHVSDPGTFFAGQNVWDVAKTQKQVEGKKSVNEAAYLIMKLPGEQKEEMILLQYFNQYQRENMIALFGARMDNNNYGNLVLYKFPTTKSETVNSPILFKQKIKQDTTISKELSLWDAKGSQVQFGDTMIIPVENSLLYVEPLYLRADSDRSIPEMKRVIVAYGDKIVLDENIEKALHQLFNYEEKPEEIKKGNINNIQSKSIPQEIKDAKELYDKALESQKNGNWSDYGQNINKLGKLLEELNKK from the coding sequence ATGAAAAAAAATAAAACGGCTATAATAGGTATTATATGTTTAGGTTTAATTGTAGTATTTTTAAGAAAAATAGTTAATGTCATAATTAATATTAAGTGGTTTAAGGAAATTGGATACTTATCCGTATATTTTACACGTATAATTACTATAGTAGCCTTAATGTTATTAGTATTTGTTATATGTTTTTTAAGTATTAAATTGTATTTTAAAAGTATAAAAAATAATATATCAAAACATAAAGATTTTATAGATGTTGATTTCGGTAATGAAAAAATACAGAATAGGGTTATTAATATATTGAATATTGGAATCTCTTTATTTATATCAATAACTTTTTCAACAAGCTATTGGGATAAAATACTTCAATTTATAAATACAAATAAGTTTAATATTAAAGATCCTATTTTTAATATTGATATATCATTTTTTATATTTAAATTACCACTTATAGAATCAATTTATAGCAGTTTAATGTCACTTCTAATGATTTTAGCTGTTATTACAGTTATAATATATGTTATTTTAAATGCTAAGGATAGGATAAGCTTTGGAACAAATCATACTAGAAAAATAATTGATATTAACAATTTTAAAAGTGGCATAACAAAATTTGCAGGAAAACAATTAGCCATTTTAGGTGCCTTACTTTTATTATGCATGTCATTAGGGTATTTAATAAAAGCTTGGAATTTATCATATTCTCCTAGAGGGGTAGCCTTTGGGGCTAGTTATACAGATACTAAAGTTACTTTGAAATTTTATATAGTAATATCGATAGTATCAATTTTTTGCTCCATTATAGTGGCTATGAGTATTTTAAAATCTAAAATAAAACCTATCATAGCATCAGTAGTAGTAATTGCTATATTAGTGGTTTCAGAAGGAATAGTATCTGGAGTCTGGCAAAGACTAGTTGTTAAATCTAATGAACGACGACTTGAAACACCTTTTATAGAATATAATATGAAATATACTAAACAGGCATTTGGAATTGATAATGTTAAAGAAAAATTATATCCATTAACTAATGTACTAACAAAAGAATCTATAGGAAAAAATAAAGATACTATAGAAAATATTAAAATAAATTCAGTTAGTCAAGCTTTAGAATATTATAATCAAGTGGAAAGTAAGAAAAACTACTATAATTTTAATGATATAGATATTGATAGATATAAGATTAATGGTAGGTATAATCAAGTATTTATAGCTCCTAGAGAGATAGATTATAGTAAATTACAAGAAAAAGCTAACACATGGCAAAATAAACATTTAACATATACTCATGGATACGGAGTTGTTATGAGTAAAGTTAATTCTGTTACAAAGGAAGGAAAACCTGATTTTGTAATAAAGGATATGCCTTTAGTAAATACATCTGGAGTAAAATTAGATGATCCAAGAATTTATTATGGAGAAAAAACTAGTGAATATGCTATAGTAAATACAAAATTAAATGAAATGGATTATTTAAAAGATAGCGGTGAAAATGCAAGTAAAAATTATGATGGTAATTCAGGCATAAGAATGTCAATATTGAATAGAGTTTTATTTGCTATAAATGAAAGAGATATAAAATTTTTATTATCGGGTGACATAACTAATAATAGTAGAATCTTAATACGTAGAAATATAGTAGATAGGGTTAAAAAAATAGCTCCATTTTTAAGCTATGATAGCAATCCATATATAGTAATTAATAATGGAAAATTATATTGGATAATGGATGCTTATACTACTTCAACTAGATATCCTTTTTCAGAACCTATAGAAGGTACTAACTATATGAGAAATTCAGTTAAAGTAATAATTGATGCTGTTAATGGAACTACTAATTTCTATATTATAGATAAGAATGATCCAGTAGTATTAACTTATTCAAAAATATTTCCTAAGCTATTTAAAGACTCAAATAATATTCCAGATGGATTTAAAGAACATTTTAAGTATCCACAAGATTATTTTCAGCTTCAATGTAAAGCTATGGAAAGATATCATGTAAGTGATCCAGGTACTTTTTTTGCAGGACAAAATGTTTGGGATGTTGCAAAAACACAAAAACAAGTAGAAGGTAAAAAATCAGTAAATGAGGCAGCTTATTTAATTATGAAGTTACCAGGTGAGCAAAAAGAGGAAATGATTTTACTTCAATATTTTAATCAATATCAAAGAGAAAATATGATAGCTTTATTTGGTGCAAGAATGGATAATAACAATTATGGAAATTTAGTTCTGTATAAATTTCCAACTACTAAAAGTGAGACTGTAAATAGTCCAATATTATTTAAGCAGAAAATAAAGCAGGACACTACAATTTCAAAAGAATTATCTTTATGGGATGCTAAAGGATCTCAAGTTCAATTTGGAGATACTATGATAATACCAGTGGAAAATTCATTGCTTTATGTAGAACCTTTATATTTAAGGGCTGATTCTGATAGAAGTATTCCTGAAATGAAACGAGTAATAGTAGCTTATGGAGACAAAATTGTATTAGATGAAAATATAGAAAAGGCTCTTCATCAACTATTTAATTATGAAGAAAAGCCTGAAGAAATTAAAAAAGGTAATATTAATAATATACAAAGTAAAAGTATTCCTCAGGAAATAAAAGATGCTAAAGAATTGTATGATAAAGCTTTAGAATCTCAGAAAAATGGAAATTGGTCAGATTATGGACAAAATATAAATAAATTAGGAAAGTTATTAGAGGAATTAAATAAAAAATAA
- a CDS encoding transcription repressor NadR, giving the protein MDSKQRREYIKETLNNSLEPRKGQEFASRLGVTRQIIVKDIAILRASGLNIIATPEGYIIPKNDKHLLEKIITVCHNGNSIEEELQCIVKYGGIIKDVVVEHPIYGQIKSMIMVKTLYDVEKFIKKINNEKAKPLLSLTSGVHLHTIQCENEESLKEIIKKLKNKGYLIEE; this is encoded by the coding sequence ATGGATTCAAAACAAAGAAGAGAATATATAAAAGAAACTTTAAATAATAGTTTGGAGCCTAGAAAAGGTCAAGAATTTGCAAGTAGATTAGGGGTAACTAGGCAGATAATTGTTAAAGACATAGCTATATTAAGAGCTTCAGGATTAAATATAATAGCTACTCCAGAAGGGTATATTATACCTAAAAATGATAAACATTTATTAGAAAAGATTATAACTGTTTGTCATAATGGAAACAGCATAGAAGAAGAGCTTCAATGTATTGTTAAGTATGGTGGAATAATTAAAGATGTAGTTGTAGAACATCCTATATATGGACAGATAAAGTCAATGATAATGGTTAAAACATTATATGATGTTGAAAAATTTATTAAAAAAATTAATAATGAGAAAGCTAAACCTCTACTATCTCTTACAAGTGGGGTCCATTTACATACAATTCAATGTGAAAATGAAGAAAGCTTGAAAGAAATAATTAAAAAGTTAAAAAATAAAGGATACCTTATAGAAGAATGA
- a CDS encoding HDIG domain-containing metalloprotein, translating to MFFYRIKQFYMAITARITPNDEKLLQKYLNKQEHDLFNQLSMNEKTHSLRVAKDIMKVYMESKLNKEYFVKVALLHDIGKIKGNLNVLEKGVLVILNKISNGKLKKFSNIHKINIYYNHGEIGAEILRKQGHDERFLYLVKNHHNNDIIEDMDLNILKKCDDRN from the coding sequence ATGTTTTTTTATAGGATAAAGCAGTTTTATATGGCAATTACAGCAAGGATAACTCCTAATGATGAAAAACTTTTACAAAAATACTTAAATAAACAGGAACATGATTTATTTAATCAGTTATCTATGAATGAAAAAACACATAGTTTAAGAGTAGCTAAAGATATAATGAAGGTATATATGGAAAGTAAATTAAATAAAGAATATTTTGTGAAAGTAGCACTATTGCATGATATAGGAAAAATAAAAGGAAATTTAAATGTATTAGAAAAAGGAGTATTGGTTATATTAAATAAAATTTCAAATGGAAAATTAAAAAAGTTTTCTAATATACATAAAATAAATATTTATTATAATCATGGGGAAATAGGCGCAGAAATATTAAGAAAGCAAGGACATGATGAAAGATTTTTGTATTTAGTTAAAAATCACCATAATAATGATATAATAGAAGATATGGATTTAAACATACTGAAAAAGTGTGACGACAGAAATTAA
- the gyrA gene encoding DNA gyrase subunit A, with protein MNNQGNIVPIDISKEMQRSYIDYAMSVIVGRALPDVRDGLKPVHRRILYSMHELGLTPEKGYRKSARIVGDVLGKYHPHGDTAVYDALVRMAQDFSIRYTLVDGHGNFGSVDGDGAAAMRYTEAKMTKVTLELLRDINKNTVDFVPNFDGEEKEPSVLPSRFPNLLVNGSSGIAVGMATNIPPHNLTEVINGINKYIDNPDISVAELMTEIKGPDFPTAGIIVGKSGIRKAYETGRGKVILRSKAEIEEEKGRSRIVVTEIPYQVNKARLIESIANLVKDKRINGISDLRDESDREGMRIVIELKRDANANVVLNQLYKHTKMQDSFGIIMLALVNGEPKVLSLKEVLKHYIKFQEEVITRRTQFDLDKALARAHILEGLRIALDHIDEVIKLIRGSKTTGEAREGLMSRFGLSEKQATAILDMKLQRLTGLEREKIEEEYAKLMENIKYFRQILSDKSLLLKIIKDELNEIKVKYGDERRSEIIQGEGNDIDIEDLIEEKDVVITLTHAGYIKRLPVETYSAQKRGGRGIQAMTTKEDDFVEHIITASTHDNILFFTNLGRVYQLKAYQIPEAGRTAKGMNLINLIPLDKEEKIQNVIYLKEFKKDKFLIMGTKKGLIKKTSLDKYASIRKNGLNAINLREDDELVSARVTTGDCNIIYATKNGYAIRFHENDVRPMGRTATGVKAITLREDDEVVSMEVASENRDFLVVSENGYGKRTPIDQYTLQKRGGKGVITYKISEKTGLLIGARSVEDQDELMLINDSGIAIRINVSDISTTSRNAMGVTLMRTVDNEKVVTMAKVNISENEDDCNNVCSEENKDSNNNELTENNAMDISEEMNESKENIEE; from the coding sequence ATGAACAACCAAGGTAATATTGTACCGATAGACATAAGTAAGGAAATGCAAAGAAGCTATATAGATTATGCTATGAGTGTTATTGTTGGTCGTGCACTTCCAGATGTAAGAGATGGATTGAAACCAGTACACAGAAGAATTTTATATTCTATGCACGAATTAGGGCTAACACCTGAAAAAGGATATAGAAAATCTGCAAGAATAGTTGGAGATGTTCTAGGTAAATATCATCCACATGGAGATACGGCTGTATATGATGCTTTAGTTAGAATGGCCCAAGATTTTTCTATTAGATATACTTTAGTAGATGGTCATGGTAACTTTGGTTCTGTAGACGGTGATGGTGCTGCAGCCATGAGGTATACAGAAGCAAAAATGACTAAAGTTACTCTTGAACTTTTAAGAGACATAAATAAAAACACAGTGGATTTTGTTCCAAACTTTGATGGAGAAGAAAAAGAACCATCTGTTTTGCCTTCTAGATTTCCAAACCTTCTTGTAAATGGATCATCTGGTATAGCTGTTGGAATGGCTACTAATATACCTCCTCATAATTTAACTGAGGTTATAAATGGTATAAACAAATATATAGATAATCCTGACATTTCCGTTGCTGAATTAATGACAGAAATAAAAGGTCCTGATTTTCCAACAGCGGGTATTATAGTTGGTAAATCGGGTATAAGAAAAGCGTATGAAACTGGTCGTGGAAAAGTAATACTTAGATCAAAAGCTGAAATTGAAGAAGAAAAAGGTAGATCTAGAATTGTTGTAACAGAAATACCTTATCAGGTGAATAAAGCTAGACTTATAGAAAGCATAGCTAATCTTGTTAAAGATAAAAGAATAAATGGAATTTCAGACCTTAGAGATGAATCGGATAGAGAAGGTATGAGAATTGTCATAGAATTAAAAAGAGATGCTAATGCAAATGTAGTATTAAATCAATTGTATAAACATACAAAGATGCAAGATAGCTTTGGAATAATAATGTTAGCACTTGTAAATGGAGAACCAAAAGTTCTTAGTTTAAAAGAAGTCTTAAAGCACTACATAAAATTCCAAGAAGAAGTTATAACAAGAAGAACTCAATTTGATTTAGATAAAGCTTTAGCTAGAGCACATATTTTAGAAGGACTTAGAATAGCGTTAGATCATATTGATGAAGTTATAAAACTAATTCGTGGATCAAAGACAACTGGAGAAGCAAGAGAAGGTCTTATGAGTAGATTTGGACTTTCTGAAAAGCAAGCTACAGCTATACTTGATATGAAACTTCAAAGACTTACTGGTCTTGAAAGAGAAAAGATTGAAGAAGAATATGCAAAATTAATGGAAAACATAAAATATTTCAGACAAATACTTTCAGATAAATCTTTATTATTAAAAATAATAAAAGATGAGTTAAATGAAATTAAAGTCAAGTATGGTGATGAAAGAAGATCAGAAATCATTCAGGGTGAAGGTAATGATATAGATATAGAAGATTTAATAGAAGAAAAGGATGTTGTTATAACATTAACTCATGCTGGATATATAAAAAGACTTCCTGTAGAGACTTATAGTGCTCAAAAAAGAGGGGGTAGAGGAATACAAGCAATGACAACAAAAGAAGATGATTTTGTTGAACATATAATAACAGCTTCTACCCATGATAATATATTATTCTTTACTAACTTAGGAAGAGTATATCAGCTTAAAGCTTATCAAATTCCTGAGGCAGGTAGAACAGCAAAAGGAATGAATTTAATAAATTTAATTCCGCTAGATAAAGAAGAAAAAATCCAAAATGTTATATACTTAAAAGAATTTAAAAAAGATAAATTCTTAATTATGGGAACTAAAAAGGGACTTATAAAGAAGACATCTTTAGATAAATATGCATCAATCAGAAAGAATGGATTAAATGCTATAAATCTAAGAGAAGATGATGAACTTGTTAGTGCAAGGGTTACTACTGGAGATTGTAATATTATATATGCTACAAAAAATGGTTATGCAATTAGATTCCATGAAAATGATGTTAGACCAATGGGTAGAACAGCCACTGGCGTTAAAGCTATTACATTAAGAGAAGATGATGAAGTTGTAAGCATGGAAGTAGCATCAGAAAATAGAGATTTCTTAGTTGTAAGTGAAAATGGATATGGCAAGAGAACGCCTATTGATCAATATACACTTCAAAAAAGAGGTGGAAAAGGTGTTATAACTTATAAGATATCTGAAAAAACAGGATTACTTATAGGCGCAAGATCTGTTGAAGATCAAGATGAGTTAATGCTTATAAATGATAGTGGTATAGCTATAAGAATTAATGTTTCAGATATATCAACTACAAGTAGAAATGCTATGGGTGTTACTCTTATGAGAACTGTAGACAATGAAAAAGTAGTAACTATGGCTAAAGTAAATATAAGCGAAAATGAAGATGATTGTAATAACGTATGTTCCGAAGAAAATAAAGATAGTAATAATAATGAATTAACAGAAAATAATGCTATGGATATTAGTGAAGAGATGAATGAAAGTAAAGAAAATATAGAAGAATAG
- the gyrB gene encoding DNA topoisomerase (ATP-hydrolyzing) subunit B encodes MDNKQVYDESQIQVLEGLEAVRKRPGMYIGSTGIRGLHHLVYEIVDNSIDEALAGFCQNIKVYIHKNNSVTVKDDGRGMPVGIHPKMKRPTVEVIMTVLHAGGKFGGGGYKVSGGLHGVGASVVNALSKYCKVEVRREGHVWMQEYKKGKVASELEVIGDSEERGTLVYFEPDDEIFEEVEFDYDTLSHRLRELAFLNKGTRIILVDEREEKEQEFHYEGGIKSFVSYLNRNKQTLHEEPIYVEGNKDDYLVEVALQYNDTYNDNIFAFANNIDTIEGGTHLAGFKSALTRVLNDYARRYGYLKETDKNLSGDDTREGLTAVISVKLTDPQFEGQTKTKLGNSEVRGIVDSIVSERVSEFLEENPDTAKTVIEKSLTAARAREAAKKARELTRRKSVLESTALPGKLADCSSKDPSECEIYIVEGDSAGGSAKQGRDRRFQAILPLRGKIMNVEKQRLDKILNSEQIRAMITAFGAGIGKDFDIEKIRYHRIIIMTDADVDGAHIATLLLTFFYRYMRELVEGGHVYIAQPPLYQVKRGKVIRYSYSDNELKQVLTELGGKDKNTEIQRYKGLGEMDATQLWDTTMNPEHRTLVKVTIDDAMRADEVFTILMGDKVEPRREFIEENAKKVVNLDI; translated from the coding sequence ATGGATAACAAACAAGTATATGATGAATCGCAAATACAAGTACTTGAAGGCCTAGAGGCTGTTAGAAAAAGGCCAGGAATGTATATTGGAAGCACTGGAATAAGAGGGCTTCATCATTTAGTTTATGAAATCGTAGATAATAGTATAGATGAAGCCTTAGCAGGTTTTTGTCAAAACATAAAAGTATATATACATAAAAATAATTCAGTAACAGTTAAAGATGATGGAAGGGGTATGCCTGTAGGTATTCACCCTAAAATGAAAAGACCAACTGTTGAAGTTATAATGACTGTGTTACATGCTGGTGGAAAATTTGGTGGAGGCGGATACAAAGTATCAGGAGGTCTTCATGGAGTTGGTGCATCCGTTGTTAACGCTCTTTCTAAGTATTGTAAAGTTGAAGTTAGAAGAGAAGGTCATGTATGGATGCAAGAATACAAAAAAGGAAAAGTTGCAAGTGAATTAGAAGTTATAGGAGATTCTGAAGAAAGAGGAACACTTGTCTATTTTGAACCTGATGATGAAATATTTGAAGAAGTGGAATTTGATTATGATACATTATCTCATAGATTAAGAGAACTTGCTTTTTTAAATAAGGGAACAAGAATCATATTAGTAGACGAAAGAGAAGAAAAAGAACAAGAGTTCCATTATGAAGGTGGAATAAAATCTTTTGTAAGTTACCTAAATAGAAATAAACAAACCCTTCATGAAGAACCAATTTATGTTGAAGGAAATAAAGATGATTATTTAGTTGAGGTAGCTTTGCAATATAATGACACATATAATGACAATATATTTGCTTTTGCTAATAACATAGATACTATTGAAGGTGGAACTCATTTAGCGGGATTTAAGTCTGCTCTTACTAGGGTATTAAATGATTATGCTAGAAGATATGGATACTTAAAAGAAACTGATAAAAATCTATCTGGTGATGATACAAGAGAGGGTCTTACTGCTGTAATTTCAGTGAAGCTCACAGATCCTCAATTTGAAGGTCAAACTAAAACCAAGTTAGGTAATAGTGAAGTTAGAGGTATCGTTGATTCAATAGTATCTGAAAGAGTAAGTGAATTCTTGGAAGAAAACCCTGATACAGCTAAAACCGTTATAGAAAAATCTCTTACAGCTGCAAGAGCTAGGGAAGCTGCGAAGAAAGCAAGAGAACTTACAAGAAGAAAAAGTGTTCTTGAAAGTACAGCATTGCCTGGAAAACTTGCAGATTGTTCTTCTAAAGATCCTTCAGAGTGTGAAATTTATATAGTCGAAGGAGATTCTGCCGGTGGATCAGCAAAACAAGGTAGAGATAGAAGATTTCAAGCTATCTTACCTCTAAGAGGTAAGATTATGAATGTTGAAAAGCAAAGACTTGATAAAATATTAAATTCTGAACAAATAAGGGCAATGATAACAGCTTTCGGAGCAGGTATAGGGAAAGACTTTGATATAGAAAAAATAAGATATCATAGAATCATTATAATGACCGATGCCGATGTAGATGGAGCTCATATAGCAACACTATTATTAACTTTCTTTTATAGATACATGAGGGAATTAGTTGAAGGTGGTCATGTTTATATTGCACAACCTCCTTTATATCAAGTTAAAAGGGGAAAAGTTATAAGATACTCTTATTCTGATAATGAATTAAAGCAAGTATTAACTGAATTAGGTGGAAAAGATAAGAATACAGAAATTCAAAGATATAAAGGACTTGGAGAAATGGATGCTACTCAACTATGGGATACTACAATGAATCCAGAACATAGAACGTTAGTAAAAGTAACAATAGATGATGCAATGCGTGCTGATGAAGTATTTACTATACTAATGGGTGATAAGGTAGAGCCAAGACGTGAATTCATAGAGGAAAATGCTAAAAAAGTTGTTAACTTAGATATATAA
- the remB gene encoding extracellular matrix regulator RemB — MFLHLGENVVVPLKDIIGIFDIESTMYSTDTIQFLRMAEEDGFVERITKENAKSFVVAEVNKKSKIYLSPISSSTLTKRTENMFYEPKE, encoded by the coding sequence ATGTTTTTGCATTTAGGAGAAAATGTAGTGGTTCCATTAAAAGATATAATTGGGATATTCGATATAGAATCTACAATGTATAGCACAGATACTATTCAATTTTTAAGAATGGCTGAAGAAGATGGGTTTGTTGAAAGAATAACAAAAGAAAATGCTAAATCTTTTGTTGTAGCTGAAGTTAATAAAAAAAGTAAAATATATTTATCACCTATTTCTTCTTCTACATTAACAAAGAGAACTGAAAATATGTTCTATGAACCTAAAGAATAA
- the recF gene encoding DNA replication/repair protein RecF (All proteins in this family for which functions are known are DNA-binding proteins that assist the filamentation of RecA onto DNA for the initiation of recombination or recombinational repair.) yields the protein MYIKNLQVINFRNYDNLVLEFNKGINVFVGDNAQGKTNILESIYYCGLGKSHRTNKDKELIKWGSKDAYVSIYVCKERLDKKIDIKIFKEGKKGVKVNSIKLKTISDLIGIFNVVMFSPEDLKIVKESPLYRRKFLDIELSKLNKKYYYSLVRYNKVLNERNTILRKWNSDKGVTEVYDHQLSKYGSFIIKERLKYIESLSIKGKRIHDEITSHKEKIEFKYITSIKNFNNIQSGFFDILRKNLDKDFEKGSTSFGPHRDDFIININNTDTRTFGSQGQQRTAILTIKLASLEIIKEQTGEYPVLLLDDVLSELDINRQKYILNSIKKFQTIITGTGILNIKDYLDDHVKLFKVTNGTVN from the coding sequence ATGTATATTAAAAATTTACAAGTAATCAATTTTAGGAATTATGATAATTTAGTTTTAGAATTCAATAAAGGAATAAATGTTTTTGTTGGAGATAATGCTCAGGGAAAGACGAATATACTTGAGAGTATATACTATTGTGGTCTTGGAAAATCTCATAGAACCAATAAAGATAAAGAGCTAATAAAATGGGGATCTAAAGATGCATATGTTAGTATCTATGTGTGTAAAGAGAGATTAGATAAAAAAATAGATATTAAAATATTTAAAGAAGGTAAAAAAGGGGTGAAAGTTAATTCTATAAAATTAAAGACAATTTCAGATCTTATAGGCATCTTTAATGTGGTTATGTTTTCACCAGAAGATTTGAAAATTGTTAAAGAATCACCCTTATACCGAAGAAAATTTTTAGACATTGAACTTAGTAAATTAAATAAAAAGTATTATTATAGCTTAGTTAGGTATAATAAAGTTTTGAATGAGAGAAATACTATTCTAAGAAAGTGGAATAGTGATAAAGGCGTTACAGAAGTTTATGACCATCAACTAAGCAAATATGGAAGTTTTATAATAAAAGAAAGACTTAAATATATAGAATCTTTATCTATAAAGGGAAAAAGGATTCATGATGAAATAACTTCACACAAGGAAAAGATAGAATTTAAATACATAACCTCTATAAAGAATTTTAATAATATTCAAAGTGGGTTTTTTGATATTCTAAGAAAAAATTTAGACAAAGATTTTGAAAAAGGAAGTACATCTTTTGGACCACACAGGGATGATTTTATTATAAATATAAACAATACGGATACTAGAACGTTTGGTTCTCAAGGTCAACAAAGAACAGCCATATTAACTATAAAGCTTGCATCATTAGAAATTATAAAAGAACAGACAGGGGAGTATCCTGTACTGCTACTAGATGATGTCCTTTCGGAGTTGGATATAAATAGGCAAAAATATATTCTTAACTCTATAAAAAAGTTTCAAACTATAATAACGGGAACGGGTATTTTAAATATTAAAGATTATTTGGATGATCATGTAAAGTTATTTAAAGTAACAAATGGAACGGTTAATTAA
- the yaaA gene encoding S4 domain-containing protein YaaA: MQEIKINTEFIKLDAFLKWSGIATMGSEAKFYIQNGEVKVNGEIEDRRGRKLIYGDIVEFQDEIYKII, encoded by the coding sequence ATGCAAGAAATTAAGATTAATACAGAATTTATAAAATTGGATGCATTTTTAAAATGGTCTGGTATTGCAACTATGGGATCAGAAGCAAAATTTTATATTCAAAATGGAGAAGTTAAAGTTAATGGTGAAATAGAGGATAGAAGAGGAAGAAAGCTAATATATGGCGATATCGTAGAATTTCAAGATGAAATCTATAAAATTATTTAA